AATTACCATTATTAACATTTGTACATCAGTAAACTGATTGCAGAACTTGCAATGCTACAAAAAAAGCAGTCATGCTAATGAGAACACACATTCAGACATGTAGTAGAAACATAACCCTTCGCTGCTGGAAACCTTTATTAGCTAGCTtgggaaaaggaaagaaaaataaaaggagatATGATGCAATTAAAACAAAAGCACTGTTAAACTATCAGGAGCAAATCACGACCCCCAGGTAGCTAAATTGCTCTCTGGACTGTTGGTTGTACAAGCAGCCAATCATAATCCTTCTAAAACTTCTAAAGTATTTATCAGATTAATCATACAAGCTTCTCCCATTTATATtagaaactttaaaaaataaaataaaaagaataacacTGAATCAAGGACATAAGAAAAATTCTAATTCTAATGGAAATTTATGCAATAAAGTTGtgttaaagaagaaaaacattGTATCAATTAGGAAAGAAAGCAGGGACGTAGGACTTAAGCCACAAAAGCCTACTTACTAGACGCATCCAAGTAAATCAACCATTTATACCTTGAGGAGGTTTTCAGCGGAAATGCTTTCACAAGACTTTGAAATGGAACCCTggtaaaacaaaaccaaatttatCAACAGCATCAGCCCCAAATTTTAAAAAGCATAACTATTAATGCCTAAAAGTATAAACATAAGATCATGGTCCTGGAAAACTTCCAGACATTCTAATAAACCTAATTTATGCAAAAGAAATGATATTACAACAAACCTCACTTGAAGCAGTGGATTCTGGTGCCAAACAATCAAGGTTCTGAAGAGACCAAAAACCTGGAGCTGGAAAGAACCGTGGACATAGATAGTTAAGTCGAGCTGCAATTCTTGCACTTGCTCTTAGGATTGGAATCTCCACATTCTTCCTGGAAACAGACACAGAAGCAAAAAGGGCTTTTCACTAACAAACAACAAGAAGCTCTTAATTAATCTTCTGCATAGGAAAAGCTACTCACCTTTCATTCCCAGCCATGATATGTTGGGCTAAACCAAATCTCTTCATCCAGCTCTGGTAGTTCGGACTGCTTATTAGAGATGCAGGACCCAGATGAATGACACAAGTCACGCCCTTAGCATTCTCAGGCGGGCCTGAGAAATCCACATAATAGCGACTGAGACATTTTATGGATACCAGCTCCTCCAAATGAGATTCCGTTGGGCAGTCTACAAGTAATACAATTGGACCAGGAATGGAGGGTTCCATTACATCACTTGGATGAACCTAAACAAATAAGGTAAATAAACTAATTTAAATACACATTAAAGTTTTTTATGGAGTACATCATTGCCCAGAGCTACTATATATATCTCTATTTCATAGTTTTCGGAACCAACCGTGATATTTTGAAAATCTGAGTGCACTGAATTTCCAAGTTGCAGTTCCCGATATTTTGACCCTGGTTTAAGACCCAAAGCCTTAGCTTTTTCAGGGTCAAATTTCCCTTTAATCTCAGGTAATTCACAGATGTAAACGACAGACATGTCACCAGGCTTTGCATTAGGTCTACTGTTGCCATTTAGTCTAAAGGGTTGTGAAGCATGACCAATCCTATCATCAAGAACCTTTTCTGTCGGATTCTGTGTACTGATTACTTCATTTGGGAGCCCAGTCCCTTTTGAGAAATTTGGGAGTAGAAGAATGGCTGATATATTGACAACCTCATCATCAACAAGAACAATCGGCTCTTTAAACTTAGTTTGATCATCCATAAAACCCCCCACAGAACCGAGAGTCGGCCCAAAGCTCCGAGTGTGAACCATGGCAGCATTTGGGATGAAACACCTCATGGCATCTACCAGATATTTGAGATCTGACGGACCCCATACATTGACCTTCAAAACAATACAAGATATGATTTAAACTCATATTTGGAAGGTTGGATCTAAATGAAATAAGATTTAAGGTGGAGTACAGAAAAGAAGGAAATGGATAGGAAGTCAATCTGATACTCACAGAcattccttcttcacccatgCCAGCCAAAGTTAACAGCAAACCTGTGAGGTCAAGTAAAAATTGAGCAATTCAGGATTGCCAAGAACAACCTCTTTTGAACAACCAGTGCAGATACTGAAAGCACAATAATAATGCTTAAAGGCTTCATCACAGACTTACTAAACATGCTCCTGGTGATAAcagaaaacaaactaaacaatcTTTAATTGCAAGTGCAACATAATAGTTGATCTTTCAAGAGACAAACCTGGAAGTCCACCTGCAGTCTCTGAGCAGACACGAGAGAGAAAAATGTGATCAATCTGAAGAAGCATCAAGAACATCAATAAGGCATCTCAACAATAGGAAGGAACCTCATGAATGAAGATGAAGAGCACTTTATACATTTATTCCAAGTTCCAACAGCAGAAAATGGGTAAAGATTTCAGATATCGTATACCTTTGACAACTTAATCTTATGCTCTGTGCAGAACCTTTGCAAACCCTGCAGTGAGAGTAATATAATAAGAGAAACTAGTTTACTCCACAAAGGGTTTATCATTGATTTGTAATTACTATTTCATATTGATAATGATAGAATCATCACCTTATTTAATATTACAAACTAACCAGATGTAAATGTATATAATTGAGTTCCTAATGCAACTATCACCTGACACTTACCTCTCCAGCATTAAATATAAATCTCTGTTTGTCAAAGAATAGCAACACTGAAGGAGATGTATCATGAGTATCCATTCCAGTCCCTAGTATCTGCAATGAGTTTGCATGGGTAAACTATTTAGACCATAAATAAGAAAAAGACTTACTCGAAAATGACAAGGAAAAGAATTATGGGAGCAAACACTTCTTTCTAGAATCAAGACACATAAAAACATTTTTGTTTTCAGGAACTCTTTATGCAGTACAAAAATTGGTAGAAATCCGACAAGTCTTATTCAACAAGCACAACTATTCCAAAAAGCAACAAATTAAAAGAAATGAACACAACCGAATAACCAATACTATGAATCGCACAGTCTACTCAATCAAACAATTGaagaaaacccagaaatcaAGTCAACAAATTCAAACCAATAATGCTACGAATTTATTCAACAATTAAACAAAACCCATAAATCCAAAACCTGATTAAATCAAATTACCTGAACATAAGATAGGGTATTGATGGGATTAAGTGAGCGCACTTTCCGCTGAAGGTTCTTCTTCGGCCTATCACTCTTGTCGTTGCCCTCAGCTCTTCGCTTATTGAACCCAGCAGTGTCAGCCTTCTTAGCCTCCGTGGCCTCCTCCATTGATTTGTCTTTGCCTCCTCCGCTCTCCCTGAGAGTGCTTTTGTTCCTGGCGCGGAGGTTGGGAGGTTGGTTGTTGGGGAGGGAACGGTGTCGTTTTCGGTAGGAGGAAGCGAGGGCGGTGAAGAGAGAGCGGGGTTTATAGGGTTTAATGGtgagaggagagagggaggagagacaAGGGAAAGGGGAAAAGAAGAGGAGACGGAGGTTTGTGACTTGTGGAATAAGCATTTGCATTGCGATGACTCAGTTGTTATTCATTTGGTCTCCAAAAAATTTAATTGATCCACTTAACTAGAAACAGTTTTCGTACATAGATGATACCTTTTTAAGGTGTTCCTTTTCTTTATCCGTGCGAGAGGTTAACAGCTCTTTTCCTTGAACAATCTAGCAGCAAAATAGAGCAAAATTCAGATATTGAAATTAAAATCCTGTATTAATTAATAACAACAAGAAATAAAATGCTCTCTTAGTAAGGCTTATGTATGTTTAAAATTCCAAATATGTCACATGCTATAAAAAAAGGAGGACAATTAAAGAAATTGTAAAATCATCACCTCCACCAAACATGTCCCTCAGGTTCCTCCTCCAGCACAATTCAGCAGAATCTAATCTGAACATTTACATACAATATAAACCTCATagtatttttcaaataaaaatattaagaaTAATAAGAATTAAGTGGGAGGCATACTTATGTATGTGGTGGGCATAGTGCGGTTTGGTGTGGTTCGAATACTATACTAAACCATTTGAATACCAAATCAAAATGGTATTCAATCATCTACTACAAAGATGAACATAAAGTCTTTTTAGGACACTGCAAGTCTGGGAATTCTCTTGGAACCTCTGTTCAATGaatggaaaagcaaaaaaaaaaaaattaaaaaaaaaaataaaaaatccctaATCTGACAATGCCTAAATCATATATGGGGAAGAAACACATTAATCCCACATGAGCAGGGCAGCCAATCAATATTTAACAAACAGCAAGGAAGAAAAATCCCAAAGTTATGAAAATActtaaattagaaaaataataattcctATCtggaaataaaaaccaaaaatttaAAACCCTAATCCTACATTCAGAGaaatttttaaaggaaaaaaaatataaaaggaaGTCAAAACTGAGGAAAGATGGAGAAAATACCGAGGAGAATGAGAGAAGGAGATGCTGTGAGCCTGTGAGGTGTCGCGTAGGAGGGAGGGGGAGGATAAGGGCTTGTCGGCGGCTGAGGGCGGCTGAGGGCGGCTGAGGGAGGCTGCTGATGTGCCGAGGTAGTGAGGGTGAGGGCAGCGTGAATCCTGCTAAGGTGTGAGGGTGAGAGCCGTGAGGCAGGTATCGATAGTTTAGTTATGTTCTGTGAAAGTGAATTGTAATTGAGAAGGGGTTCAGGGTTTTGGAATAGGTGAAACCACATATTTCAACCAGTCATTAAATAACACGTATATACATATTACAATATGTAAATAACTAAATTAATTACGTGAGCATAATGGCTTGATAGGGTTTGAATAAGGggaattaattttaaaatgtcatATCCAAATCCTAATCATTTATATCAATCTTTTATAggattatatatatgttataaacttttctagtttaagtttgattgtgtaaattctagatTAGATctgattctagttattttttcctatatggacttgtattccttggggatgaaggaattATTCTCCCTCTTatcactataaataaaggcactacatAGGAGGGAATAACACATACATTCTCCTacgattctacaaacacatctctcgtCTCTCTCCCCTTGTTGCCAACCCTTCCCTGTAGTCAGATAAAAGaggctacaacacgttatcagcacgctcatACTGCTGCGCTTAGAAATCTGACGTGAAAACTTTTTTTGCATTAAACCAGTTCATCTATATCATC
This window of the Malus domestica chromosome 03, GDT2T_hap1 genome carries:
- the LOC103418985 gene encoding tRNase Z TRZ3, mitochondrial-like isoform X1; this translates as MQMLIPQVTNLRLLFFSPFPCLSSLSPLTIKPYKPRSLFTALASSYRKRHRSLPNNQPPNLRARNKSTLRESGGGKDKSMEEATEAKKADTAGFNKRRAEGNDKSDRPKKNLQRKVRSLNPINTLSYVQILGTGMDTHDTSPSVLLFFDKQRFIFNAGEGLQRFCTEHKIKLSKIDHIFLSRVCSETAGGLPGLLLTLAGMGEEGMSVNVWGPSDLKYLVDAMRCFIPNAAMVHTRSFGPTLGSVGGFMDDQTKFKEPIVLVDDEVVNISAILLLPNFSKGTGLPNEVISTQNPTEKVLDDRIGHASQPFRLNGNSRPNAKPGDMSVVYICELPEIKGKFDPEKAKALGLKPGSKYRELQLGNSVHSDFQNITVHPSDVMEPSIPGPIVLLVDCPTESHLEELVSIKCLSRYYVDFSGPPENAKGVTCVIHLGPASLISSPNYQSWMKRFGLAQHIMAGNERKNVEIPILRASARIAARLNYLCPRFFPAPGFWSLQNLDCLAPESTASSEGSISKSCESISAENLLKFTLRPYARLGLDRSVIPSQVASSEIIDELISEIPEVVDAAHCVSRFWHQSTETNGEISLTKGDEVLVEEPWYNENTLPSCVENIRRDDLEIVLLGTGSSQPSKYRNVTSIHINLFSKGGLLLDCGEGTLGQLKRRYGVEGADNAVRGLSCIWISHIHADHHTGLARILTLRRDLLKGVPHEPLLVVGPRKLKFFLDAYQRLEDLDMQFLDCKHTTEASLLAFEGVTEPNRDYSSPASPTRFEDMSIKNTERQLAERVDSTLFAKGSRMQSYWKRPGSPIDNSVVPIVKSLQKVLNETGLEALISFPVIHCPQAFGVVLQASERLNSVGKMIPGWKVVYSGDTRPCPELIDASRGATVLIHEATFEDGMVDEAVARNHSTTKEAIEVGNSAGVYRIILTHFSQRYPKIPVLDDTHMHKTCIGFDMMSINIADLPVAPKVLPYLKLLFRDEMIVDEEDELIQAASVAS